The stretch of DNA acctctcgctttggaggcacgtcagatatatcatccggaaacacatctgggaattcacaaacgatcggtaactcttctatcttaactcctccttcgagtttcaatgatgcaaacatcatgaacatctcggcatgttctttcaacgcttccgatacttccttcccgctcatcaaatgcaagttctcctccggcttcggaaaaacaacggccttctcacgacagttgatatgaattcggttgaagattaaccaattcataccaaaaattacatccataccactaagtggaatacacactaaatccataccaaagtgcctaccaaaaatggttacggggcaattacgacatacttgtcgggtaatcactgaaccattagcaggagtttctatttccatcctacccgtcatatccgttaaaggaatactaagacgcttcgcacaatccaaagaaataaaagaatgtgtcgctcccgtatctataatcgcaattaaaggagtgttatagatgaaacacgtacctctaatgagatcgTCCTCatggctagcatcctctccactcaaagcaaacaccttgcccatcaccttcttgggcttcttacaagtcggac from Trifolium pratense cultivar HEN17-A07 linkage group LG5, ARS_RC_1.1, whole genome shotgun sequence encodes:
- the LOC123884037 gene encoding uncharacterized protein LOC123884037; translation: NCGERGHMSYDCPKKGDRCKNCGKLGHKTEACRVKVVCFNCGEEGHKSPTCKKPKKVMGKVFALSGEDASHEDDLIRGTCFIYNTPLIAIIDTGATHSFISLDCAKRLSIPLTDMTGRMEIETPANGSVITRQVCRNCPVTIFGRHFGMDLVCIPLSGMDVIFGMNWLIFNRIHINCREKAVVFPKPEENLHLMSGKEVSEALKEHAEMFMMFASLKLEGGVKIEELPIVCEFPDVFPDDISDVPPKREVEFSIDLVPGTSPISMAPYRMSASELNDVSPWGAPVLLVKKKDGSMRLCIDYRQLNKVTIKNKY